Proteins co-encoded in one Sporosarcina sp. FSL K6-1522 genomic window:
- a CDS encoding MFS transporter, translating into MTNQRATPISKKLTFTRNTWFLLLGIIFIASTLRSPLTSVGPLISSIRDSLGISNVLAGFLTTIPLLAFAIISPFTPRLARRFGLERTLFGSLLLLTAGIIIRSLGTTPTLLIGTFLLGAAIAFGNVLLPSLIKLNFPLQMGLMTGIYSVAMNLSASTAAGISVPLAHGTPFGWEGALGIWGILTFIAVLVWLPQLKNTKRSSASATSTRESQSIWRSSLAWAVTIFMGIQSLIFYSTSAWMPEVLKAQGISADGAGWLVSLLQFSQVPLMFIVPILAGKVRDQRIIVAGVAGLYLIGYGGVLFGFTSLAALWMVVIGVAGGASFSLAMMFFTLRTRTPHEAAELSGMAQSFGYGLAAIGPVLFGFLHDVTSSWTGPMLIIIISAIIIFLAGMKAGKNVFILQE; encoded by the coding sequence TTGACTAATCAACGCGCTACACCAATTAGTAAAAAACTCACGTTCACGCGTAACACTTGGTTCCTTCTACTCGGCATCATCTTCATCGCCTCCACACTTCGGTCGCCCTTAACATCTGTCGGCCCTTTAATCTCTTCCATTCGCGATAGTTTGGGCATTTCGAATGTATTAGCCGGGTTCCTGACGACCATTCCATTGTTGGCATTTGCCATTATTTCGCCATTTACACCGCGGCTGGCACGCCGTTTCGGATTAGAGCGAACCCTATTTGGCTCGCTACTTCTATTAACAGCTGGGATTATTATTCGTTCTCTCGGTACGACTCCAACCTTACTCATAGGAACATTCCTATTAGGGGCTGCAATCGCATTTGGCAATGTGTTATTGCCCAGTTTAATCAAACTCAATTTCCCATTGCAAATGGGGTTAATGACAGGCATTTATTCGGTCGCGATGAACCTATCGGCCTCTACCGCAGCAGGTATTAGCGTGCCGCTTGCCCACGGAACGCCATTCGGCTGGGAAGGTGCACTAGGTATATGGGGCATTTTGACATTCATTGCCGTGCTCGTCTGGCTCCCTCAATTGAAAAACACCAAACGCTCAAGTGCATCTGCAACTTCTACACGTGAATCGCAATCGATTTGGCGCTCCTCATTAGCATGGGCTGTCACCATTTTCATGGGGATCCAGTCCTTAATTTTTTACTCTACTTCAGCCTGGATGCCTGAAGTACTAAAAGCACAAGGGATTAGCGCGGATGGTGCGGGCTGGCTTGTTTCCCTGCTGCAATTTTCTCAAGTACCGTTGATGTTCATCGTTCCAATCCTTGCGGGAAAAGTAAGAGATCAGCGAATCATTGTCGCAGGCGTCGCAGGATTATATTTGATTGGCTATGGTGGCGTACTGTTTGGGTTTACTTCCCTTGCGGCATTATGGATGGTGGTCATTGGGGTAGCGGGTGGAGCGTCCTTTAGCCTTGCAATGATGTTCTTCACGTTACGGACACGGACACCACATGAAGCTGCTGAATTATCTGGCATGGCACAGTCCTTTGGCTACGGACTGGCCGCCATTGGACCTGTATTATTCGGTTTCCTGCACGACGTGACGTCTAGTTGGACGGGTCCAATGCTGATTATTATCATTTCAGCTATCATTATCTTCCTAGCAGGGATGAAAGCCGGGAAAAATGTATTTATCTTGCAGGAGTAA
- a CDS encoding ABC transporter permease — translation MFSAVFGSVEQGIIYAIMALGVYLTFRVLDFPDLTVDGSFVTGAAVAATMIVFGYHPLAATAVAIVIGFVAGCLTGLLHTKGKINPLLSGILMMIALYSINLRIMGLTSETSVGRPNIPLLNAETIFSKFQAFWSTLGIDDAINQFFSMLGVQYLPSTWGTLFLMLIATLLIKFVVDWFLKTEVGLAIRATGDNKKMIRSFSANTDTLVILGLGISNGLVAFSGALIAQYSKFSDIGMGIGMIIIGLASVIIGEAIFGTKTIVRTTLAVIAGAIIYRIVLGLALRIDLLDTGDMKLITAVIVIAALILPQYIDKRREKNRKAKRHSERLAMSHKQGKGGTGIVEARTD, via the coding sequence ATGTTTTCAGCTGTATTTGGCTCAGTTGAGCAGGGGATCATCTATGCAATCATGGCACTCGGAGTGTATCTTACATTCCGAGTGTTGGATTTTCCGGATTTAACGGTGGATGGTAGTTTTGTAACGGGTGCAGCGGTTGCTGCTACGATGATTGTGTTTGGGTATCACCCATTGGCTGCGACGGCAGTTGCCATTGTTATTGGCTTCGTTGCAGGCTGTCTAACAGGTCTTTTACATACGAAGGGTAAAATCAATCCACTGCTGTCTGGAATTTTGATGATGATTGCTCTGTACTCTATCAACTTACGCATCATGGGTTTGACATCAGAAACATCGGTTGGTCGGCCAAATATTCCATTATTAAACGCTGAAACGATTTTCAGTAAATTCCAAGCATTCTGGAGTACGCTCGGCATCGATGACGCTATCAATCAATTCTTTAGCATGCTTGGCGTCCAATACTTGCCCTCGACATGGGGCACATTGTTCTTGATGCTAATCGCAACGCTACTCATCAAGTTCGTCGTGGATTGGTTCTTGAAAACAGAAGTCGGCTTAGCAATTCGAGCGACAGGTGACAACAAAAAAATGATTCGCAGTTTTTCCGCGAATACAGATACACTTGTTATTTTAGGGCTCGGTATTTCAAATGGGCTTGTGGCTTTCTCAGGTGCTTTGATTGCCCAGTACTCGAAGTTCTCTGATATTGGGATGGGCATCGGGATGATCATTATCGGATTAGCATCTGTCATTATCGGGGAAGCCATATTCGGTACGAAAACGATTGTGCGTACAACGCTTGCTGTCATTGCTGGTGCCATTATTTATCGAATTGTACTAGGGCTCGCACTTCGTATTGATTTGCTCGATACGGGCGATATGAAGCTTATCACGGCTGTCATTGTGATTGCTGCACTTATTTTGCCGCAGTATATTGACAAGCGCCGCGAAAAAAATCGCAAAGCGAAACGGCATTCGGAACGCTTGGCTATGAGTCACAAGCAAGGTAAAGGAGGGACTGGCATTGTTGAAGCTCGAACAGATTAA
- a CDS encoding ABC transporter substrate-binding protein, protein MKKSWFMYAVALFSIVLVLAACGKGETEKSPGAAEGEKKPDKSASEETKTYKIGVTQIVEHPSLNAAYDGFKKALEDAGLDVEYDVQNAQNDNSANTTIANNLVGAGVDLIFANSTPSAQAVASVTQDIPIVFTSVTDAVGAELVASMESPGGNVTGTIDNHPEAIPNTMKFIKEELGAKNVGMIFNAGEANSRSQVDAVKEMLKDMDMTVVEAPVATSADVKQAAESLIGKADAFYIITDNTVVSALETVVAVANDNKIPMMVGEFDSVQRGGLGAYGFEFYDIGYEAGQMAVKILKGEAIPADLPVQVPQNLKLVMNKATADALELEIKEEWNAELSE, encoded by the coding sequence ATGAAGAAAAGTTGGTTCATGTATGCAGTCGCATTATTCAGCATTGTTCTTGTTCTTGCCGCATGTGGCAAAGGAGAAACTGAAAAAAGCCCAGGCGCAGCAGAGGGCGAGAAAAAGCCGGATAAGAGTGCGAGTGAAGAAACAAAAACGTATAAAATTGGTGTAACGCAAATTGTTGAGCACCCTTCGTTAAACGCTGCTTATGATGGCTTTAAAAAGGCGTTAGAAGATGCGGGGCTAGATGTAGAATATGATGTACAAAATGCACAAAATGATAACAGTGCGAATACGACGATTGCCAATAACCTTGTAGGTGCAGGCGTCGATTTAATCTTTGCTAACTCGACACCAAGTGCACAAGCGGTTGCGAGTGTCACACAAGACATTCCAATTGTCTTTACATCGGTAACAGATGCAGTAGGTGCTGAATTGGTTGCATCAATGGAAAGCCCTGGCGGTAATGTGACAGGGACAATTGATAACCATCCAGAAGCAATTCCGAACACGATGAAGTTCATCAAAGAAGAATTAGGTGCGAAAAATGTTGGCATGATCTTTAATGCGGGTGAGGCAAACTCACGTTCTCAAGTAGATGCAGTGAAAGAAATGCTAAAAGATATGGATATGACCGTTGTTGAGGCACCAGTTGCGACTTCTGCAGATGTGAAGCAAGCGGCAGAATCATTGATTGGCAAAGCAGATGCATTTTACATTATTACAGATAACACAGTTGTTTCAGCACTCGAGACAGTTGTAGCTGTAGCAAACGATAACAAAATTCCGATGATGGTTGGTGAGTTTGACTCCGTTCAACGTGGCGGTTTGGGCGCTTATGGTTTTGAATTCTATGATATCGGCTACGAAGCAGGTCAAATGGCTGTCAAAATTCTAAAAGGCGAAGCTATACCAGCGGATTTACCTGTTCAAGTTCCACAAAACTTGAAACTGGTTATGAACAAAGCAACAGCAGATGCACTCGAATTAGAGATTAAAGAAGAGTGGAACGCTGAATTAAGCGAATAA
- a CDS encoding MOSC domain-containing protein, translated as MTNLKIVSLNVGKPKVVQLNGKEVTTGFYKEAVHEPLYLSKLNFDGDGQAEAYHGGVDKAVCVYPYEHYAYWEQELNRKLSSVAFGENLTVTGMLESDVHIGDIFQIGQAVVEVTQPRRPCYKISGRHDVKDLTLRVQNSGYTGFYLRVLEEGDIGPDSTIERLLLHPAQVTVAFANEHMYHSLGHIEAIQQILAVDALSESWRIKFMKHLEKWTTGI; from the coding sequence GTGACAAATTTGAAAATCGTATCGTTAAATGTTGGCAAACCGAAAGTCGTACAATTGAATGGTAAAGAGGTGACAACAGGATTTTACAAGGAAGCGGTTCATGAACCGCTATACCTCTCAAAATTGAATTTTGATGGGGATGGACAGGCGGAAGCCTATCATGGAGGTGTGGACAAGGCCGTTTGTGTGTATCCATACGAGCATTACGCTTATTGGGAACAAGAGCTGAATCGAAAGTTATCGTCTGTTGCTTTCGGGGAGAATCTAACCGTAACGGGAATGTTGGAATCGGACGTGCATATTGGTGATATTTTTCAAATTGGCCAAGCAGTCGTAGAAGTGACGCAGCCGAGAAGACCTTGCTATAAAATTTCAGGGCGGCATGACGTGAAAGATTTAACGCTACGTGTTCAAAATTCTGGTTATACAGGCTTTTATTTGCGTGTCTTAGAAGAAGGCGACATCGGGCCTGATTCAACAATCGAGCGTCTGTTGTTGCACCCGGCGCAAGTGACAGTTGCTTTTGCGAATGAACATATGTATCACAGTCTTGGTCATATAGAGGCTATTCAACAGATTCTAGCCGTCGATGCGCTTTCAGAAAGCTGGCGCATAAAATTTATGAAACATCTGGAAAAATGGACAACAGGCATATAA
- a CDS encoding branched-chain amino acid aminotransferase: MTKLPIQIRMSETKKAKPLSDELVFGRTFTDHMFIADYTEGLGWHDHRIVPYEPLTLDPAAIIFHYGQTVFEGLKAYASEDGAIRLFRPDENMKRINLSSDRLCMPPVNEELALDGLKQLIEIDKDWIPKSEGTSLYIRPFIIATEPFLGVAPSSKYRFIIILSPVGSYYKEGIHPVKILVENQFVRAVAGGTGTAKTAGNYAAALKAQEVADAEGYSQVLWLDGVEKKYVEEVGSMNIFFKINGEVVTPALNGSILDGITRKSILQLLRHWNVPVNERKISMEEIQTAHVNGQLEEVFGTGTAAVISPVGELNWNGTKMVVNNGETGTLSQKLYDTLTGIQTGKIEDPFGWVIKVTEDVKTNA, encoded by the coding sequence ATGACAAAATTACCAATCCAAATCAGAATGAGCGAAACAAAAAAAGCAAAACCATTATCAGATGAGCTTGTATTCGGGAGAACCTTCACGGATCATATGTTCATTGCAGACTATACTGAAGGATTGGGCTGGCACGACCACCGAATTGTTCCTTATGAACCCCTTACATTAGATCCTGCAGCCATCATTTTCCATTACGGGCAAACTGTATTTGAAGGACTCAAAGCATATGCCTCCGAAGATGGAGCAATTCGTTTATTCCGTCCTGATGAAAATATGAAGCGCATCAATCTATCGAGTGATAGACTTTGTATGCCACCAGTAAACGAAGAACTAGCGTTAGATGGACTTAAACAACTCATCGAGATTGACAAAGACTGGATTCCTAAATCTGAGGGGACTTCACTTTATATTCGTCCATTTATTATTGCAACAGAGCCTTTTCTCGGTGTTGCTCCTTCCAGTAAGTATCGATTCATCATTATCCTATCACCGGTAGGATCGTACTACAAAGAGGGCATCCATCCTGTTAAAATTCTTGTCGAAAATCAATTCGTGCGTGCTGTTGCAGGCGGAACTGGGACTGCAAAAACGGCTGGTAACTATGCCGCTGCTTTAAAAGCGCAAGAAGTTGCTGATGCAGAAGGCTATTCACAAGTTCTATGGTTAGATGGCGTAGAGAAAAAATATGTAGAAGAAGTAGGTAGTATGAACATCTTCTTTAAAATCAATGGAGAAGTTGTCACACCAGCACTTAACGGTAGTATTTTAGATGGCATTACACGAAAATCTATTCTTCAATTGCTACGCCATTGGAATGTGCCTGTCAACGAACGTAAAATTTCAATGGAAGAAATTCAAACAGCACATGTGAACGGCCAGCTAGAAGAAGTATTTGGTACTGGAACAGCAGCTGTTATCTCTCCTGTAGGCGAACTAAACTGGAATGGCACAAAGATGGTTGTCAACAATGGTGAAACAGGCACGCTATCACAAAAATTATATGACACGCTAACCGGGATTCAAACCGGAAAAATCGAAGATCCATTCGGCTGGGTCATTAAAGTGACAGAAGACGTAAAAACAAACGCATAA
- a CDS encoding pseudouridine-5'-phosphate glycosidase — MEKYLSYSAEVQEAMAQGKPVVALESTIISHGMPYPQNVKTAREVEQIIRDNGAVPATIAIIDGMIKIGLSDEELEMFGNSQGVAKVSRRDIGYLIATKQLGATTVAATMICADLAGIRVFVTGGIGGVHRGAETTMDISADLEELAQTDVAVICAGAKSILDIGLTLEYLETKGVPVVGYGTDTLPAFYTRASEFPLQLRADNAETVADMLHAKWNLGLKGGAVIANPIPEADAMEESFINGIIQTALDEANANNIAGKDVTPFMLGKVKELTDGKSLDANIALVKNNAVIGAQIAVAFNKN, encoded by the coding sequence ATGGAAAAATATCTATCTTACTCAGCAGAAGTACAAGAAGCAATGGCACAAGGAAAGCCGGTTGTCGCACTTGAATCGACAATCATTTCACACGGTATGCCATACCCACAAAACGTCAAAACAGCGCGCGAAGTGGAACAAATTATTCGTGATAATGGTGCAGTGCCTGCAACAATCGCAATTATCGATGGAATGATCAAAATCGGTCTATCTGATGAAGAGCTGGAAATGTTCGGTAACAGTCAAGGCGTTGCGAAAGTTTCACGTCGTGATATCGGTTATCTAATTGCTACAAAACAATTGGGTGCCACAACAGTTGCGGCAACGATGATTTGTGCAGACCTTGCGGGTATCCGCGTATTCGTAACAGGCGGTATTGGTGGTGTTCACCGTGGTGCGGAAACGACAATGGATATTTCGGCTGACCTTGAAGAGCTTGCTCAAACGGACGTTGCTGTTATTTGCGCAGGAGCGAAATCAATTCTTGATATCGGTTTGACACTTGAATATTTAGAAACAAAAGGTGTGCCGGTTGTTGGATACGGAACAGATACATTACCAGCATTTTACACACGTGCGAGCGAGTTCCCACTTCAACTTCGTGCGGATAATGCTGAAACAGTTGCAGACATGCTGCATGCGAAATGGAACCTTGGCTTGAAGGGTGGCGCAGTTATTGCTAACCCAATCCCAGAAGCAGATGCAATGGAAGAAAGCTTCATCAATGGCATTATTCAAACAGCACTAGACGAAGCCAATGCAAACAACATTGCAGGTAAAGACGTGACACCATTCATGCTTGGTAAAGTCAAAGAATTGACAGATGGCAAGAGCTTGGACGCTAACATCGCATTAGTGAAAAATAACGCTGTGATCGGTGCGCAAATTGCAGTTGCATTTAACAAAAACTAA
- a CDS encoding xanthine phosphoribosyltransferase produces MQLLKDKIVQDGKVLSDQVLKVDTFLNHQIDPVLMQAIGEEFATRFKDAGITQIVTIESSGIAPAMMAGLVLGVPVVFARKRKSLTLIDHLYTASVHSFTKNETNEISVSKDFVTSEDTVLLIDDFLANGQAVLGLLDIVEQAGAKLAGVGIVIEKGFQTGGTMIREKGIRVESLAIVSSLENGQVTFAEEDLSK; encoded by the coding sequence ATGCAGTTGTTAAAGGATAAGATTGTACAAGATGGGAAAGTATTATCGGACCAGGTATTAAAAGTAGATACCTTTTTGAATCACCAGATTGACCCGGTTTTGATGCAAGCAATTGGAGAAGAGTTCGCAACGCGTTTCAAAGACGCGGGGATTACACAAATTGTAACGATTGAATCGTCTGGTATCGCGCCTGCCATGATGGCGGGGCTAGTCTTAGGGGTACCAGTTGTCTTTGCGAGAAAACGTAAATCATTGACGCTCATCGATCATTTGTATACAGCAAGTGTACATTCATTTACGAAGAATGAAACGAACGAAATTTCCGTTTCGAAAGATTTTGTTACAAGCGAAGATACGGTGCTGCTCATTGACGATTTTCTTGCCAATGGACAAGCTGTACTTGGTTTGCTAGACATTGTTGAGCAGGCAGGTGCGAAGCTAGCAGGTGTTGGCATCGTCATTGAGAAAGGCTTCCAAACAGGCGGAACAATGATCCGCGAAAAAGGTATTCGTGTGGAGTCATTGGCGATTGTTTCCTCACTCGAAAACGGGCAAGTGACGTTTGCTGAGGAGGACCTTTCCAAGTGA
- a CDS encoding PfkB family carbohydrate kinase, protein MLVNDKEAAIVMLLRKNPFLTQQEMADQLNMSRPALANIISGLTKRGVITGRAYILSEDNEVVCIGGANVDRKFHLKDTAQLGTSNPTASSVAVGGVARNIADNLGRLDHSIRLLTVAGNDADWQFIEQESAPYMDVTAVGLLAGESTGSYSAVLGPDGELVIAMANMDVYEALSAEYIESNDRLIANAALAVMDLNCPKETVEYVKSRAQVHGTGLVIVPVSSPKMARMPDNLEGVTWFICNQDEAETYTGQSIQSDEDWQLAVQKLFEAGAENVVVTAGAKGVMAGKRGGEVKRYEALSGVVVEDVTGAGDAFVSGILHGHLEGMTTDEAIRCGLVNAAKTLESSYTVRPELSKAQLTIELEEY, encoded by the coding sequence ATGTTAGTGAACGACAAGGAAGCGGCAATTGTGATGCTTCTGCGAAAAAATCCATTTTTGACTCAACAGGAAATGGCTGATCAGTTGAATATGTCACGGCCAGCACTCGCCAATATTATATCAGGGCTAACAAAGCGTGGTGTCATCACAGGACGAGCTTATATCCTGTCAGAAGACAATGAAGTCGTCTGTATCGGTGGTGCTAACGTCGACCGAAAGTTTCATTTGAAAGATACTGCTCAACTGGGGACGTCGAATCCTACTGCTAGTTCTGTTGCGGTTGGAGGCGTTGCGCGTAATATCGCGGATAACCTTGGGCGGCTCGATCATTCGATTCGACTCTTAACAGTAGCTGGCAATGATGCAGATTGGCAGTTTATTGAGCAGGAGTCAGCGCCATATATGGATGTCACAGCAGTTGGATTGCTAGCAGGAGAATCTACAGGTTCCTATTCGGCGGTCCTCGGTCCTGATGGTGAGCTTGTTATTGCGATGGCCAATATGGATGTCTACGAAGCGTTATCGGCGGAGTATATCGAAAGCAATGATCGTTTGATTGCCAATGCGGCATTAGCGGTGATGGATTTAAACTGTCCGAAAGAAACGGTTGAATACGTCAAAAGTCGTGCGCAAGTACATGGTACAGGGCTCGTCATTGTCCCAGTGTCGTCGCCTAAAATGGCACGGATGCCAGATAATCTGGAAGGTGTCACATGGTTTATCTGCAATCAAGACGAAGCGGAAACGTACACAGGTCAATCGATCCAAAGCGACGAAGACTGGCAGCTTGCGGTGCAGAAGTTATTTGAAGCTGGCGCGGAAAATGTCGTCGTAACAGCCGGTGCGAAAGGTGTTATGGCTGGCAAGCGTGGCGGAGAAGTGAAACGCTACGAGGCCCTGAGTGGAGTCGTAGTGGAAGATGTAACAGGTGCAGGTGATGCATTTGTGTCAGGGATTTTACACGGTCATTTAGAAGGCATGACTACAGATGAGGCGATTCGTTGCGGTCTTGTTAATGCTGCGAAAACACTTGAATCATCCTATACAGTACGTCCAGAATTATCAAAAGCACAGCTTACAATCGAATTGGAGGAATATTAA
- a CDS encoding SRPBCC family protein has product MIADIKQTEEGYIARYERHIEQPVERVWAMLTDNRKLEKWFQELQVGEPSKGGYMKFDMGDGKFETLEIFEFSPFSVLAFDWFGDSVGFELQPVQDGCLVVFQERFTTITKQTAKDLAGWHVCLIVIESLLAGQQLNSRKEEWEKWFEQYEKLFTELTLADQA; this is encoded by the coding sequence ATGATTGCGGACATTAAACAAACAGAGGAAGGGTACATCGCTCGTTATGAGCGCCATATCGAGCAACCTGTGGAGCGAGTTTGGGCAATGCTGACGGATAATAGGAAACTGGAAAAATGGTTTCAGGAGTTGCAGGTCGGGGAACCCTCGAAAGGCGGATATATGAAGTTCGATATGGGGGACGGGAAATTTGAAACACTAGAAATTTTCGAGTTCTCGCCGTTCTCTGTCCTAGCATTTGATTGGTTTGGTGACAGTGTCGGGTTTGAATTGCAACCGGTGCAAGATGGCTGTTTAGTAGTATTTCAGGAGCGGTTCACAACAATCACTAAACAAACTGCGAAAGATTTGGCGGGGTGGCATGTATGCTTAATTGTCATTGAATCCTTGCTTGCAGGGCAACAATTGAATTCCCGGAAGGAAGAATGGGAAAAGTGGTTTGAACAGTATGAAAAATTGTTTACTGAACTAACGCTAGCAGATCAGGCCTGA
- a CDS encoding exodeoxyribonuclease III, with amino-acid sequence MKLVSWNVNGLRACVRKGFLDYFNEVNADIFCVQETKLQEGQIDLQLEGYHQYWNYAVKKGYSGTAVFTKEQPLSVKYGVGDADEEVEGRILTLEFQHFYLVNVYAPNAQRDLARLPFRLEWEEDMRAYLVALDQKKPVILCGDLNVAHEEIDIRNVKSNIGNSGFTFEERGKMTALLAEGFIDTFRHFHPDQEGAYTWWSYMAKVRERNIGWRIDYFIASKQLESSLTDATIHPYVMGSDHCPIVLELEC; translated from the coding sequence TTGAAATTAGTATCATGGAACGTTAATGGATTACGTGCGTGTGTTCGTAAAGGTTTTTTAGACTATTTTAATGAAGTAAACGCGGATATTTTCTGTGTCCAGGAAACGAAGCTGCAAGAAGGGCAAATTGATTTGCAGTTAGAAGGGTATCATCAGTATTGGAATTATGCTGTCAAGAAAGGGTACTCTGGAACAGCGGTCTTTACGAAAGAGCAACCATTGTCTGTGAAATATGGTGTCGGGGATGCAGATGAAGAAGTAGAAGGACGCATTTTGACATTAGAGTTCCAACATTTTTACTTGGTGAACGTCTATGCACCAAACGCCCAACGAGATTTGGCGCGCTTGCCGTTCCGCTTAGAATGGGAAGAAGATATGCGGGCATATTTGGTAGCGTTGGATCAGAAGAAGCCAGTCATTTTATGTGGTGATTTGAATGTTGCACATGAAGAAATTGATATACGCAATGTGAAATCCAATATCGGCAATTCAGGTTTTACGTTCGAAGAGCGAGGTAAGATGACCGCATTATTAGCGGAAGGTTTTATCGATACGTTCAGACATTTTCATCCGGATCAAGAAGGGGCCTACACGTGGTGGTCTTACATGGCCAAAGTTCGTGAACGCAATATCGGTTGGCGCATCGATTACTTCATTGCATCTAAACAACTGGAATCTTCGCTAACAGATGCTACCATTCACCCGTATGTGATGGGCAGCGATCATTGCCCAATTGTCTTGGAACTAGAATGTTAA
- a CDS encoding ABC transporter ATP-binding protein gives MLKLEQINKVFNEATPDEKIALDQINLHLQPGDFVTVIGSNGAGKSTVMNMISGALTPDFGNIMIAGENVTRLPEYKRSKMIGRVFQDPMAGTAPAMTIEENLAMAYSRNKTRGLRRGVDKKRRELFRTSLETLHLNLENRINAKVGMLSGGERQALSLLMATFTQPSILLLDEHTAALDPSRAALITELTKELVDKDQLTTLMVTHNMQQALDLGNRLIMMDKGQIILEVGAEEKQHLTIEKLMEAFQRIRGEKLTSDAALLSV, from the coding sequence TTGTTGAAGCTCGAACAGATTAATAAAGTATTTAATGAGGCCACTCCCGATGAAAAGATCGCACTTGATCAAATTAACCTCCATCTACAACCAGGTGATTTTGTGACGGTTATCGGCAGTAACGGTGCCGGCAAATCGACAGTGATGAATATGATTTCCGGAGCATTAACACCTGATTTCGGCAATATTATGATTGCTGGTGAAAATGTGACAAGATTGCCAGAATACAAACGCTCCAAAATGATTGGGCGTGTATTCCAAGATCCAATGGCGGGGACGGCGCCTGCGATGACCATCGAGGAAAACTTAGCGATGGCGTATTCACGCAATAAAACACGTGGTTTACGCAGGGGCGTCGATAAGAAACGTCGAGAGCTATTCCGTACATCATTGGAAACATTGCACTTGAATTTGGAAAACCGTATCAATGCGAAAGTCGGGATGTTGTCAGGGGGAGAGCGTCAAGCACTCTCGTTGCTAATGGCAACCTTCACGCAGCCCTCAATACTCTTGCTAGACGAGCATACGGCGGCCTTGGACCCATCCAGAGCGGCATTGATAACTGAGCTAACGAAAGAACTCGTTGATAAGGATCAATTGACGACGCTCATGGTTACACATAATATGCAACAGGCCCTGGATTTAGGAAATAGGCTCATTATGATGGACAAAGGACAAATCATTTTGGAAGTCGGAGCAGAGGAAAAGCAACATTTAACCATTGAAAAGCTGATGGAGGCCTTCCAACGTATTCGCGGCGAAAAATTAACAAGCGATGCGGCGTTATTGTCTGTGTAA